GGCAAGCAGGAGGGCTTCCAGGCTCGCTCCGTTGTCGGTGGCCTTTATATCAAGGCGCTGAGCGATGACGTTCTAGCGAAGAAGTGGCGGACGCGCACGGAGTAGAAATTTCGCAAACAATGCTTTCTCGCAATGCTTTCTTTCGACAACATTCTGCGACAATTCACGCCGGGCTTTTGCACATGCAAAAGCCCGGCATCTCACTTGGGGTATCGACTTCTATCCGTGCAACTGACACTGCTCGCCACCAGTTTCGGATGAAGAAGCGATCCAAAAGGGGAGCGACTCGTGAAAGAGACAGAATCACAAAAGGGTGCCGATCACGGCATTGGTAACGGCGGCGAACTACACCAGTACGCAGGCGGAACACATCCGCAGCTGACAACGCAACAAGGCCAGGTTGTTTCAGATGATGAGAACTCTCTGAAGCTCGGCGGTACAGACCGTCCCGGCCCGGTGTTGCTGGAAGACTTCGTCCTGCGCGAAAAGATTAATCACTTCGATCACGAGCGCATTCCTGAGCGTATCGTCCACGCACGCGGCGCGGCCGCACATGGCTACTTTGAACTGACCGATTCTCTGCAGGAGTTCAGCAAAGCACGCATCCTGAGCAAGGTTGGCGAAAAGACTCCGCTCTTCGTTCGCTTCTCCACCGTTGCGGGCAACGCCGGGTCGCCTGATCTCGCACGCGACGTGCGCGGCTTTGCCGTCAAGCTGTACACACCGGAAGGCAACTGGGATCTCGTGGGAAACAATATCCCTGTCTTCTTCATTCAGGACGCCATCAAGTTCCCCGACCTGATTCATGCCGCCAAGCAGGAGCCAGATCGCGGCTTTCCGCAGGCACAGACGGCACACGATACCTTCTGGGACTTCGTCTCTCTGACGCCCGAGAGCACGCACATGCTGATGTGGATCATGTCCGACCGCGCCATCCCGCGTTCGTTCCGGACGATGGAAGGCTTTGGCGTTCACACCTTCCGCTTGATCAACGCGGAGAACAAAGTCACCTATGTGAAGTTCCACTGGCGTCCGAAGCTCGGCATGCAGTCCGTCATCTGGGATGAAGCGCTGAAGATCAACGGAGGCGATCCCGACTATCATCGTCGCGATCTTTGGAACTCCATCGATCAGGGCCGCTTTCCGGAGTGGGAGCTTTGTGTGCAGCTCTTCGATGAAGAGTTCGTCAACCGTTTTGAGTTCGACGTTCTGGATGCGACAAAGCTGATTCCTGAAGAACAGATTCCTCTGCGTGTCGTCGGAAAGATGGTGCTGGATCGCAATCCGACCAACTACTTCTCCGAAACGGAACAGGTTGCGTTCATGACGCAAAACGTCGTTCCGGGCATCGACTTCACGAACGACCCTCTGCTGCAGGGACGGAACTTCTCGTATCTCGACACGCAGCTCTCGCGTCTGGGAAGCCCAAACTTTGCACAGCTGCCCATCAACGCAGCGCGCTGCCCGGTGATGAACTTCCAGCGCGACGGCCACATGCAGCTCCAGATTCCCAAGGGGCGCGTCTCCTACTCGCCAAGTTCGCTCGAAGGCGACACGGCACGCGAAGATCCGCATGCTGGTTTCAAGACCGGTCCGGAACGTGTGGAAGGCGACAAGCTGCGTGCTCGTCCCGAAGCCTTCGCCGATCACTTCAGCCAGGCCCTGCAGTTCTTCAACTCGCAGACACCGACGGAGCAGAACCACATCATCGCCGCGTTCATCTTCGAGTTGAGCAAGGTGGACACAAAGGCTGTGCGAGAGCGCATGGTCGGTCAGCTTGCGAACGTCGATATAGGGATCGCGCAGCGCGTGGCCGATGGCCTGGGCATGCAGGGCGAGATCAAGAAGGTAGCTACCACCGTGCCTGCGCGGACGGACCTCCCTGAATCCCCTGCGCTCAGCATTCTGAAGAAGGCGCAGGTGTCGCTTGAGGGTAAGCTCGTCGGCTGCCTCATCGCCGATGGAAGCGATACCGAAAGCATCCTCGCACTGGAGACGGCCATCGCCGAAGCCGGTGCGGAGATGAAGATCATCGCTCCGAAGATCGGTGGCGCTACGGCCACGGACGGATCGACGATCGAAGCCGACTTCCAGCTTGCGGGTGGACCTTCAGTCCTCTTCGACTGCGTCTTTCTCGCACTCTCGCAGGATGGCGCGCAGACTCTCTCCACGGAAGCTGCAGCAGTCGCCTTTGTGCACGATGCGTTCTCGCATCTGAAGGTGATCGGCGCAACACCGGAGTCGGAGATCCTTCTCGACAAGGCTGGCGTTCTGGCAGACGCAGGCGTCGTCCTCATAAGCGAAGGCGACTCCGCGCAGCCGTTCATTGAACGTGCTGCGCTCGGTCGTATCTGGGATCGCGAGCCATCGGTGCGCACGATTTACTAATCAAACCTGCAAAACAGGAAGAGGCGTCGCGGAACATCGCGACGCCTCTTCCTTTTATTAATGCGAGTGACTTATACGCCAGTGGATCCGCCTGCGACGGAGATCAGTTCGCCTGTGATCCAGCGGGCATCTTCCGATGCGAGGAAGGCGACGGGATCCGCAATGTCCTCAGGAAGGCCAACGCGGCCGAGGGGTGTATGGGCCACAGCGGACTTCTCAAAGTCGCCCCCAGCCAGGCCAGCAGTATGCGTGCCCTCAGTACGGACGAAGCCGGGGTTGATGGAGTTCACGCGAATCTTGCGTGGTCCAAGCTCCTTGGCAAGCACCTTCGTGATCACGTCCACCGCACCCTTGGTGCTGGAGTAGATCGAGGAAGCAGGAGGTGCAATCGTGCTGACGACCGAACCGATGTTGATGATGCTTCCGCCCGTCTCGGGGAAGTGTGCGGCAGCCGCCTTCGAAGTCAGCAGAAGACCAAGAACGTTGAGCCCGTGCTGCTTCAGGAAGTCCTCCGAGGTCACAGCATCAATCGGCGAGAAGCCATAGATACCGGCGTTGTTCACGAGGATGTCCACCTTGCCGTAAGCCTTCTTCGTTTCGTCGAAGAGGGTCTTGATCTCGGCTTCGTTGGCCACGTTCGCGCCCACTGCAATCGCCTTACCGCCCGCCTTCACAATCGCTGCGACAACTTTGTCCGCGCCTTCTTTGCTGCTGGAATAATTCACAACGACAGACGCTCCGTCAGCCGCCAGCCTCTTTGCGATCGCTGCGCCGATGCCCTTGGAAGCGCCCGTAACCACCGCTACTTTGTTTGCAAGCTTTGCCATGATCTTTCCTTCTTTCGGTCGAGCGCTCAGGCTTCGACATTTCGATAACTGTCGAATTGATGCGCGCCGATTCAAGGACGATTCAGGGCAAAGCTAAATTTTCCGTAGATCTACGACGACTTTCCCCAAGGCGCCGGACGCCACAAGCGCGTGCGCCTCGGCAATTCCTTCCGGGCCAAAGCTTTGTGCATGCAGCAGAGGTTTAAGCTTTCCGGCATCGGCCAGTGCTGCGACCTCACGAAGAATTTCTCCATGATGCGCCTGACCGAAGCCCGTAAGAAGCGGCATGAGCGTAAAGACGCCGGAGTAGGTCGCTCCGCGAAAGGAGAGCGGAGCAAGAGAGTGCGTGCTCCAGCCAAGACAACTCACAACGTGGCCTGTGTAGCGCTTGACGGCAGAGAAAGAAGCGTCGATCGTCGCGCCACCGATCGTGTCGTAGATAACGTCAAAGCCTTCGTCCTGTGTGTATTGCTCAACATACTGCTCAGGGGTCAAGACGCCATAGTCGATGGGTGTTGCGCCGAATCCCTCTACGATATGCTGCTTGCCTGCGGAGACCGTCGCGAAGACTTCAGCGCCAAAGGCCTTTGCTAGCTGGACCGCGATGTGACCGACGCCACCCGCGCCTGCATGCACAAGCACCTTCTGACCGGCATGTGTCTGGGCGCGATCCACAATCCCCTCCCAAGCCGTGATGGCAACAAGAGGAAGCGTCGCCGCTTCGCGCATGGAAAGCGACTTCGGTTTCAGCGCGATCAGGTCGGCGTTTGCGACCACAAGCTCGGCGAGTGTCCCCTGCAATCCACCCACGCCACCCACCAGACCGTACACCTCGTCGCCAACGCGGAAGGCGGTAACGTCAGGGCTAACCTCTTCAACGACACCTGCCATATCCACGCCCAGCACCGCAGGGAGCGGCTGTTTCGCATGACCCGCCTGGCCAGCGCGGATCTTCGTATCCAGTGGATTTACGCCGCTGGCATGGATCTGTATCAATACCTGGCCCGCTGAAGGTACGGGACGGGAAAGCTGAATCTGCCGAAAATCTGCCCCCGGCCGATCGACGAGATACGCGCGCATAAGGTACCCCTGAGTGCAATGAGTAGTTATATGGATGCGGCGCGGTCCGTTTGAGACTCCGAAAAGCTAGATCTCCGAAAGCTGCTTCAGGTAGGCATTCCACACATCGCGTTGCAGCTCAAGGTTAATGAACTTGCCTACGCGTTCGATGCGGATCAGACCGGCGTTTTCCAGCTCTTTGATGTGGTGCGACAGCGTAGGAGCGGAGATGCTCATACCTTCGCGCAGATTCGAGCAGGCAAAAGTCTCCTTCGCGCTTCCAATCTTTTGCAGGATGCAAAAACGATTGGGGTCAGAGAGGGCCTTCGCGATGAGGTGAAAGCTGCGATCATCGAGTTGAAGGGGCCCATCCATACTGATTGGATGCTATCGCGGCCCGCATCGCTTCGTGTGACTGGCGGCCCCAAAGAAAGAGGCGCTGCGAATGCTCGCAGCGCCTCTTCGTTTGGATCCTCGAAAGTTTATTCGAGTTCCGTGTAGTGATGCTGACCCATATCGTACGTTCCGCTGATCGGAGCCTCTTCGAGCTCCTGCTTCTGCGAACCGGGGATATAGTTCGGGTCGTCGCTCTTCACGGTCACCTTGAGGTGGGCCGTAACTTCGCGATGCAGCTTGATCGGCACGTGGAACTCGCCGAGCTGCTTGAGCGGCTCGTCGAGCGCGATCTTGCGGCGGTCGACCTTGAAGCCCTGCTTGGCGAGCTCAGCGGCGATGTCGGACGAGGTGACCGAACCGAAGAGGTGATCGCCAGCGCCGACCTTGCGCTCAAAGGTGAGCTCGGCTGTCTCCAGCTCGGCTCCCAGTGCGGCAGCGCCGTCTTTGTCGCCTGCAGACTTGCGCAGAGCGGAGGCCTTCATCTGATCGATGACAGCCTTGTTGGACGCAGTGGCTTCGATGGCCAACCGCTGCGGGAGGAGGTAGTTACGGCCGTAGCCGTCGGCGACTTTAACAACGTCGCCGGCGTGGCCGAGCTTGTTTACATCTTCTTTCAGAATGACTTCCATTGCGATTCTCCGAACTTTGATCTCGCCGTAAGCGGCGGTATTGCATTTCTCTCAGGCAGGAATCTGGATGCGGTCTGCCATCGTCGTTGGCTGCAGAATTGGGTCGCCGAACTCTCGCATGACCGAGAGATGACCTTCGACCGCCTCCTGCATATTGCGTCTGGTGTCCTCAAGCGTCGGTCCGGTCGAAATGCAACCGGGCAGATCGGGAACATAGGCGCTGTATCCCGTTGCCGTCTTTTCGTAGATCACCAGATATTCACTCATCGCAAACCTGCCTGCTTCAAAATGCTGATTAGAACTTTGCGGCAAACGGCAGCAGGGCGATATTGCGTGCCTGCTTGATGGCGAGCGAGAGCTGGCGCTGGTGCGTGGTGCAGACACCGGTCAGACGACGCGGAACGATCTTGCCGCGCTCTGCAACGAAGCCCTGCAGAAGACGGACGTCGCGGTAGCTGATCTGGTCGATCTTCTCGACACAGAACTTGCAGACCTTCTTGCGGCGGAAGAACTTGCGTCCGCCAGGTCCACCTGCGCCGGTACGTGGGCGGGGCGGTCCGGAGTGTCCGCCGGGGCCGGAGTGGCCACCCGTGCGCTCAGGACGATCGGAGGGAGTACGCTCAGGACGCTCACTGGGAGCGCTGGGAGTTGCTACTGCGGTGCTGGTTTCGTCAGCCATTGCTGAAATCCTTTCGTACAGGTTGGGGCCGATTTCGCGCTTCGGGACTGCATGGAGTCCCACGGTCTAAACGGAAGCGGTGTGCGGCAATTAAGTGCATTCCATTGCGGTACAAGTTGAAAATCTTTATGCCGTTGCGGTGGCTGCGGCTTCCGTCTGCTCAGGCTCAGCCTGTACGGGTTCTGCAGCTGCGGTGGGAGCGGCTGCAACCGTCTCAGGAGGCGGAGGAAGAGGCTCGGTGATCGAAGCCTGAGGCGTGGGAGCAACCTCAGCGCGCTGGTCGGAGACCTTCTTGTGCGCATCGCGGTGCTTCTTGACCTTGGCCAGACGCTTGTTCTCCTCGTCCGTACGGACGGTGATGAACTTGATGACCTGCTCCGTAACGCGGAGACGACGCTCGAGCTCGAGAACGACCTTGCCATCGGCGGTGATCGTCAGCAGGATGAACTGGCCATCCTGAAACTTGCGCACGGTGTAGGCGAGACGGCGGCGGCCCATCTTCTCTGCGGTTGTGACTTCTCCACCACCATTGGTGACAACGGCGTTGAAGCCTTCGACAAGCGCGTCGAGGGAAGCTTCGTCGATGTCCGGACGGACGATGTACATCACTTCATAAGTGCGATTCATATGCTTCTGCTTTCTGCGGAGTTCTGCTCCGCGCCCCTATGACGAGGCCTGGAAATACTTGGTGCTGCTCACTGCTCAACGGTGTTACTCACTGCCCAAATCCGCCTCGCGGCGGTTGTACTGTGTCATTGCCTTCGCAATGCCATCCTTCAAGATCGCTTCGACTGCCTGGAGAGCACGGTCGAGAACCTCATCCATCTGCGCAAGATCTGCCTTGCGCATCGGCTGGAGGAGATAGTCCTTTCCTCCGGCCTTAACCTCTCTGCCATCCGGTGCGTTGGGTCGCCCCACGCCGATCCGGACTCGCATCCACTCTTCCGTGCCCAGGGAGGAAGAAATACTCTTCACGCCGTTGTGCCCGTTCGCGCTTCCATTCTGTTTGAGCCGAAGCTCGCCCAGGGGAAACGCCAGCTCGTCGTACAGAACGATCAAATCCTTCTGCGGATCGAGCTCTAACTCCTGAACCAGGGCGGCCACGGAGGCTCCGCTGCTGTTCATGTACGTCTCCGGCTTGGCCAGCAGGCATTCGTGCCCTGCCAGAATCGCCTTGCCGGTCAGTGCTCTGCCTCTCCGGTTGCTCACTACCGCGTTGCGATCTTCTGCAATGCGGTCGATCGCCAGAAAGCCGGCGTTGTGCGGCGTGAAGACGTATTCGGGACCCGGATTTCCCAGGCCAACAATAAGCTTCACGCCGCGCGCCCTTTACTTCTTGGCTGCAGGCTTGGCTGCACCAGCTGCGGGAGCTGCTGCCGCTGCGGCCTCCGGCTTACCCTTACCCTTGGTCACTTCAGGCTCGGCGACAACCGGTGCGGTCACATCGGCCGCGGCCTCTTCCTTGATGACGGTTACGTGCGCCACGAGAGCAGTTTCTTCCTCGAGGAACTTGATCTTGCCGCCGTGCGGCAGGTCCGCAACGTGAATCGCGCCGTAGAGCTCGAGCCCTGCAACGTCCACGTCGATATGCGAAGGAATGTCTCCAGGGAGGCACTCGATCTGCACTTCGCGCAGAATCTGGTCCAGGATGCCGCCGCTGTTCTTCACGCCAACCGGAACGCCGGTCAACATCACAGGAACGGAGACACGCATCGCCTTGTCCATTGCAATGCGCTTGAAGTCGATGTGCAGAAGCTTGCCCTTGATGGGCTCATACTGCCAGTCCACGATCATGGCCTTCACAACGCCCGTGCCCTCGACGCTCAGGTCGAAGATGGTGTTGTGTCCGGACTCCGAATGCAGAATGCGGGTGATGGCCTTGGGGTCGACGGTGACGGCGACCGAATCCTGTCCTGCGCCGTAAACGACGGCGGGGATCAGGCCGGAGACGCGCACACGACGCGCGTGGTTCTTATTGAACTTGCCCGTACGGGGTACGGCTGCGATTGCTTCTGGAATTGTGGTTGCCATGATGTCCTCTGTCGGGCGAAGAAGCAGTTGGTAGTTGTCAGTCCTTAGTTGTTAGTGACTTCGAACCAGCTCCAACCCTGTCGACTCCCTTTGCGGCTCTTACTTCAGCCGCTGCTATATGGTTTCGTTTACCTCAGGGCTGACAGCTTGCACTAACAACCAGCCACTGAGAACTTACAACTCAACAACTCAGGAGAAGAGCGTCGAAACGCTGGTCTCCATATGAATGCTCTCGATCGTGCGTCCCAGCAGACCGGCGACAGAGAGCACTTTAACTTTGCCCGTCGCGATCGCATCCGCGCGGATTGGAATCGTGTTGGTGACGACGAGCTCTTTCAACTGCGAGGCTGCGATGCGTTCCACGGCAGGACCGGAGAGCACACCGTGCGAAGCGCAGGCATAGACCTGAGTCGCGCCGTTCTTTAGAAGAGCTTCGACCGTCTTGGTCAGCGTTCCGGCCGTGTCCACAATGTCGTCCAGAATGATGCAGCTCCGTCCGGCAACATCGCCGATGACGTGCATCACTTCGGTCACGTTGATATCCGTGCGGCGCTTGTCCACAATGGCCAGCGGAGCTTCCATCTTCTGCGCGAAGAAGCGCGCGCGCTCCACACCGCCCGCATCGGGCGAGACCACCGTAAGGTTCGGCAGCTTGAGCTCGCGAAAGTACGAAACGAGGACCGGCGACGCAAACATATGGTCCACCGGAATATTGAAGAAGCCCTGGATCTGCGCCGCATGCAGATCGACCAGAAGGGCGCGGTTCGCACCTGCGGTCTGCAAAAGGTCGGCGACGAGCTTGGAACTGATGGCGACGCGGGGCCTGTCTTTACGGTCCTGGCGCGCGTAGCCGTAGTACGGAATCACCACCGTGATGCGGCCCGCCGAGGCACGCTTCAGGGCGTCGATCATGATGAGCAGTTCCACCAGATGCTGGTCCACGGGAAAGCACGTCGGCTGCACGACGAAGACATCCGCGCCACGCACATTTTCCAGAAGCTGAAAGTGAATTTCGCCATCGGAGAACTTCTGCATTTTGGTCTGCCCCATAGGCACACCCACGAACGCGCAAACCTCTTCGCACAACGGTTTGTTCGCAGAACCACTGAAGATCTTGAAACGCTTATCGTCGGAGAGCCGCCCACGTTTACGGTCGGCTGCGGCTTTTACGGGTTGTCCCCCAGTAGCAATGGACGCCGGCACAATGCCAGGGTCTACTACGATCGTTGCCGTGTTGGGAGTCGCCTGCGTCATCTCGTCCTGCGTTTCTTCACTCACTAAAACCTCCAAGCCGGTTAGCGTTGGTTGCTTCTTGTTCTCGCCGCGACACGGTTGCCACGACAAATCGATGCACCATCCAAAAAGGGGACGGCCAAAAGTTTGGCTGGGCGACTAGGATTCGAACCTAGACAAAGTGCGTCAAAGGCACTTGACCTACCATTAGTCGATCGCCCAATAGCCAGGTAAATCAAGCGCGGACAGCTTTTTCCGCTCTCTCTTCCACCTCTTCAAACATGGTGCCCCAGTACAGACTGCGCGGCAAAGTCGAGGTGACGATGGCCCGCGTGCCCTGGCCCAGAACGCGCTGCTGCGCCGCCATGGCGTCCGCTTCAGTCCGATAAAGACCAAAGAGCGAAGACCCGGAGCCTGAGAGCATGGCCGTAACGGCCCTG
This genomic stretch from Terriglobus saanensis SP1PR4 harbors:
- the pth gene encoding aminoacyl-tRNA hydrolase, yielding MKLIVGLGNPGPEYVFTPHNAGFLAIDRIAEDRNAVVSNRRGRALTGKAILAGHECLLAKPETYMNSSGASVAALVQELELDPQKDLIVLYDELAFPLGELRLKQNGSANGHNGVKSISSSLGTEEWMRVRIGVGRPNAPDGREVKAGGKDYLLQPMRKADLAQMDEVLDRALQAVEAILKDGIAKAMTQYNRREADLGSE
- the rpsF gene encoding 30S ribosomal protein S6, translating into MNRTYEVMYIVRPDIDEASLDALVEGFNAVVTNGGGEVTTAEKMGRRRLAYTVRKFQDGQFILLTITADGKVVLELERRLRVTEQVIKFITVRTDEENKRLAKVKKHRDAHKKVSDQRAEVAPTPQASITEPLPPPPETVAAAPTAAAEPVQAEPEQTEAAATATA
- a CDS encoding catalase, which translates into the protein MKETESQKGADHGIGNGGELHQYAGGTHPQLTTQQGQVVSDDENSLKLGGTDRPGPVLLEDFVLREKINHFDHERIPERIVHARGAAAHGYFELTDSLQEFSKARILSKVGEKTPLFVRFSTVAGNAGSPDLARDVRGFAVKLYTPEGNWDLVGNNIPVFFIQDAIKFPDLIHAAKQEPDRGFPQAQTAHDTFWDFVSLTPESTHMLMWIMSDRAIPRSFRTMEGFGVHTFRLINAENKVTYVKFHWRPKLGMQSVIWDEALKINGGDPDYHRRDLWNSIDQGRFPEWELCVQLFDEEFVNRFEFDVLDATKLIPEEQIPLRVVGKMVLDRNPTNYFSETEQVAFMTQNVVPGIDFTNDPLLQGRNFSYLDTQLSRLGSPNFAQLPINAARCPVMNFQRDGHMQLQIPKGRVSYSPSSLEGDTAREDPHAGFKTGPERVEGDKLRARPEAFADHFSQALQFFNSQTPTEQNHIIAAFIFELSKVDTKAVRERMVGQLANVDIGIAQRVADGLGMQGEIKKVATTVPARTDLPESPALSILKKAQVSLEGKLVGCLIADGSDTESILALETAIAEAGAEMKIIAPKIGGATATDGSTIEADFQLAGGPSVLFDCVFLALSQDGAQTLSTEAAAVAFVHDAFSHLKVIGATPESEILLDKAGVLADAGVVLISEGDSAQPFIERAALGRIWDREPSVRTIY
- a CDS encoding zinc-dependent alcohol dehydrogenase family protein, whose protein sequence is MRAYLVDRPGADFRQIQLSRPVPSAGQVLIQIHASGVNPLDTKIRAGQAGHAKQPLPAVLGVDMAGVVEEVSPDVTAFRVGDEVYGLVGGVGGLQGTLAELVVANADLIALKPKSLSMREAATLPLVAITAWEGIVDRAQTHAGQKVLVHAGAGGVGHIAVQLAKAFGAEVFATVSAGKQHIVEGFGATPIDYGVLTPEQYVEQYTQDEGFDVIYDTIGGATIDASFSAVKRYTGHVVSCLGWSTHSLAPLSFRGATYSGVFTLMPLLTGFGQAHHGEILREVAALADAGKLKPLLHAQSFGPEGIAEAHALVASGALGKVVVDLRKI
- a CDS encoding type II toxin-antitoxin system HicB family antitoxin — encoded protein: MSEYLVIYEKTATGYSAYVPDLPGCISTGPTLEDTRRNMQEAVEGHLSVMREFGDPILQPTTMADRIQIPA
- the rpsR gene encoding 30S ribosomal protein S18, coding for MADETSTAVATPSAPSERPERTPSDRPERTGGHSGPGGHSGPPRPRTGAGGPGGRKFFRRKKVCKFCVEKIDQISYRDVRLLQGFVAERGKIVPRRLTGVCTTHQRQLSLAIKQARNIALLPFAAKF
- the rplI gene encoding 50S ribosomal protein L9, with the translated sequence MEVILKEDVNKLGHAGDVVKVADGYGRNYLLPQRLAIEATASNKAVIDQMKASALRKSAGDKDGAAALGAELETAELTFERKVGAGDHLFGSVTSSDIAAELAKQGFKVDRRKIALDEPLKQLGEFHVPIKLHREVTAHLKVTVKSDDPNYIPGSQKQELEEAPISGTYDMGQHHYTELE
- a CDS encoding ribose-phosphate diphosphokinase, which encodes MSEETQDEMTQATPNTATIVVDPGIVPASIATGGQPVKAAADRKRGRLSDDKRFKIFSGSANKPLCEEVCAFVGVPMGQTKMQKFSDGEIHFQLLENVRGADVFVVQPTCFPVDQHLVELLIMIDALKRASAGRITVVIPYYGYARQDRKDRPRVAISSKLVADLLQTAGANRALLVDLHAAQIQGFFNIPVDHMFASPVLVSYFRELKLPNLTVVSPDAGGVERARFFAQKMEAPLAIVDKRRTDINVTEVMHVIGDVAGRSCIILDDIVDTAGTLTKTVEALLKNGATQVYACASHGVLSGPAVERIAASQLKELVVTNTIPIRADAIATGKVKVLSVAGLLGRTIESIHMETSVSTLFS
- a CDS encoding SDR family NAD(P)-dependent oxidoreductase — translated: MAKLANKVAVVTGASKGIGAAIAKRLAADGASVVVNYSSSKEGADKVVAAIVKAGGKAIAVGANVANEAEIKTLFDETKKAYGKVDILVNNAGIYGFSPIDAVTSEDFLKQHGLNVLGLLLTSKAAAAHFPETGGSIINIGSVVSTIAPPASSIYSSTKGAVDVITKVLAKELGPRKIRVNSINPGFVRTEGTHTAGLAGGDFEKSAVAHTPLGRVGLPEDIADPVAFLASEDARWITGELISVAGGSTGV
- a CDS encoding ArsR/SmtB family transcription factor, encoding MDGPLQLDDRSFHLIAKALSDPNRFCILQKIGSAKETFACSNLREGMSISAPTLSHHIKELENAGLIRIERVGKFINLELQRDVWNAYLKQLSEI
- a CDS encoding 50S ribosomal protein L25, coding for MATTIPEAIAAVPRTGKFNKNHARRVRVSGLIPAVVYGAGQDSVAVTVDPKAITRILHSESGHNTIFDLSVEGTGVVKAMIVDWQYEPIKGKLLHIDFKRIAMDKAMRVSVPVMLTGVPVGVKNSGGILDQILREVQIECLPGDIPSHIDVDVAGLELYGAIHVADLPHGGKIKFLEEETALVAHVTVIKEEAAADVTAPVVAEPEVTKGKGKPEAAAAAAPAAGAAKPAAKK